One window of the Allocoleopsis franciscana PCC 7113 genome contains the following:
- a CDS encoding ParM/StbA family protein, translated as MKTQEQVETLNGQTYPSSYGYMYPQSSQMRPCVVFDGGNRFIKWIDPSNQVKIIPSCIKEVSEYQWKRLRPDPETVLLEVDGKRYVVGKLAQDLGGEPTFQKDKCELASILALVAIEPNPGSNNVHVSKLAIALPNSLNDGDVAAVKRLENYPLTKEFKRNGEHICYTVANVEPLDETLPAFLYAQSQGFFSFPEVKNAVWDIGGGTAIARIYLPNGTLIHDAEVILPGTKTLAQQVAVEMKEVFNLDFSPNLADIMDAIQKGDCVYGTDRLDFSDIYQNACEKWVDAARAEIRSKWTQHLPQLGEVLVVGGSANLAAPICEASGDRFRIAPEPQLFNIVAMAHLAGNTNG; from the coding sequence ATGAAAACTCAAGAACAAGTAGAGACGTTAAACGGACAGACGTATCCCTCAAGCTATGGATATATGTATCCTCAAAGCTCCCAGATGCGTCCATGCGTGGTCTTTGACGGTGGGAACCGTTTCATTAAGTGGATTGACCCCTCTAACCAGGTCAAAATCATCCCTTCGTGCATTAAAGAAGTGTCGGAGTATCAGTGGAAGCGGTTACGGCCTGACCCTGAAACAGTACTTTTAGAAGTTGATGGCAAGCGTTACGTTGTTGGCAAATTGGCACAAGATTTAGGCGGAGAGCCAACCTTTCAGAAGGACAAGTGCGAACTGGCTTCGATTCTTGCCCTAGTTGCAATCGAACCGAATCCAGGTTCCAACAATGTTCACGTCTCAAAGTTGGCGATCGCACTGCCCAACAGTCTCAACGATGGAGACGTGGCGGCGGTGAAGCGGCTAGAGAACTATCCCTTGACCAAAGAATTCAAGCGCAATGGGGAGCACATCTGCTACACCGTTGCCAATGTCGAGCCTCTGGATGAAACACTGCCTGCATTCCTGTATGCCCAGAGCCAAGGATTCTTCAGTTTCCCAGAGGTGAAGAATGCGGTTTGGGACATCGGGGGTGGAACAGCGATCGCAAGAATTTACCTTCCCAATGGCACCCTGATTCACGATGCGGAAGTGATTTTGCCAGGAACCAAGACATTAGCCCAGCAGGTAGCGGTTGAGATGAAAGAAGTTTTCAACCTCGACTTCAGCCCAAACCTGGCAGACATCATGGACGCCATTCAAAAGGGTGATTGTGTCTACGGAACTGACCGCCTCGACTTCTCTGATATCTATCAAAACGCTTGTGAAAAGTGGGTTGATGCGGCACGCGCTGAGATTCGCTCCAAGTGGACGCAGCATTTACCCCAATTAGGTGAGGTTCTGGTGGTTGGTGGCAGCGCCAACCTGGCTGCACCCATTTGTGAAGCATCAGGCGATCGCTTCCGGATTGCACCCGAACCCCAACTGTTCAACATCGTGGCAATGGCACATCTAGCAGGGAACACCAATGGCTAA
- a CDS encoding DUF3854 domain-containing protein, producing MLNTTPILNNQYHEVNRSIGIDIADLPLCPKHCQELLEKRALDERWIQANCRSVSAQEATQRLGYPAKGAGILLEGVGIQIQFKPDRPWKNEGEKRAPKYRSPLGDYDAMLPIHPDDNAYWDDFEALKAKCYQVEGHPCLVITEGFFKAIAGCSNGIPTISVLGVEMGLTSAKADIQGKRYLVPSLEKYARAGFNFIIAFDADCATNKAVIRAQASLAQQLLKFKVRVYSATGLWSVEQGKGMDDYIQNNGADKFKHEVLSKVANIEAWERQFVAEDAKPQRPPKAAAFAHELAEKYKDRLAWHNKERCWYCYDTEAPGVWSEESDESVAATIEAEVHANIGLIYGSAYIIDILKLLKWRLLRKKWDERDDVIPLIDGVLRKDTLQLLPHSPKHNLTWSLPIRWADRKVGCDPIQTWMLEIMKGDRALVEVLRALLNCVIFSRANYQRYLEAIGPGGTGKGTFFRLATALIGDKNVFPSTLKNLEENRFELAAAAKAKLIIVTEAEKYGGEVNVLKALTGEDKNRIEMKGRQQKCGDGFTFNGFVMLSANEPCQNADYTSGLERRRMSVPFNVQTPPEFRRDLNEEFQPYLAGLLEWVLTMPEAQVRSLVVNTNKSVPTLAKVRGEALCDANPLADWLDNCIVLDPDSKTYIGLDNALREETWLYANYTVFMRQTNGRPIGQRRYTKLLEDLCCNQLKFPEVKRGRDRYGSYFTGLQIRTNGDTAPRPITGFEPPSPPDIPPPTASPPVTESSSHCDGSVTAGTLGSDGCDGCDAFFEVNENNESFVVDETKLEPPASSSETESLVESVSFGSNSITEAEPIEMITSQPSHLSVTTHHNPSHPSQEIDYSTFPHLTCDSIEAKRNQAQKIKQQLLEATNCEVLSALRQEFSTRLEWTWKHLLTDAERNKITAVAQTEQLNLLAPGADVPAQVAQPSATAAEEVAQVEPDSIESEKSIADLTEMLELCDSIEYLAVLRQTEGFTSSVLNKACKRLSPEQHTQIKDWVNQLNQRDEEGG from the coding sequence ATGTTAAATACGACTCCAATCCTAAACAATCAATATCATGAGGTCAATAGGTCAATAGGTATTGATATCGCGGATCTACCCTTGTGCCCAAAGCATTGCCAGGAACTCCTGGAAAAAAGAGCACTGGATGAGAGGTGGATTCAAGCCAATTGCCGCTCAGTCAGTGCACAAGAGGCGACCCAACGCCTGGGCTACCCAGCCAAAGGAGCAGGCATCCTGCTCGAAGGCGTCGGCATTCAGATTCAATTCAAGCCAGATCGTCCTTGGAAAAACGAGGGTGAGAAGAGAGCACCCAAATACCGTTCACCGCTGGGCGATTACGATGCCATGCTGCCCATCCACCCCGATGACAATGCATACTGGGATGACTTTGAGGCACTTAAAGCCAAGTGTTACCAGGTCGAGGGGCATCCCTGCCTGGTAATCACTGAAGGATTCTTCAAGGCGATCGCCGGTTGCTCAAACGGCATTCCCACAATTTCGGTGCTGGGCGTCGAAATGGGTCTGACCAGTGCCAAAGCAGATATCCAAGGCAAACGCTATTTAGTTCCGTCGCTGGAGAAGTATGCTCGCGCTGGGTTCAACTTCATCATCGCCTTCGACGCCGACTGCGCCACCAATAAAGCCGTAATCCGGGCACAAGCTTCACTGGCCCAACAGCTCTTAAAATTTAAGGTGCGAGTGTACTCAGCCACTGGGCTGTGGAGTGTAGAGCAGGGCAAAGGGATGGATGATTACATCCAGAACAACGGAGCTGACAAATTCAAGCACGAAGTTTTGAGTAAGGTCGCGAACATTGAGGCATGGGAGCGGCAGTTTGTGGCGGAGGATGCAAAGCCTCAGCGCCCTCCAAAAGCTGCTGCCTTCGCCCACGAGCTAGCAGAGAAGTATAAAGACCGTCTGGCTTGGCATAACAAGGAGCGATGCTGGTATTGTTACGACACGGAAGCTCCTGGCGTCTGGTCGGAGGAATCCGATGAATCGGTAGCCGCAACGATTGAGGCGGAAGTCCACGCCAACATTGGGCTGATTTACGGCTCCGCCTATATTATTGATATCCTCAAGCTGCTCAAGTGGCGTCTGCTGAGGAAAAAGTGGGATGAACGAGATGACGTAATCCCCCTCATTGATGGCGTGCTGCGTAAAGATACGTTGCAGCTACTGCCTCATTCACCCAAGCACAACCTCACCTGGAGCCTGCCGATTCGCTGGGCTGACCGCAAGGTTGGTTGTGACCCCATCCAAACCTGGATGCTGGAAATTATGAAGGGCGATCGCGCCTTGGTTGAAGTCCTCAGAGCGCTGCTTAACTGCGTAATCTTCAGTCGTGCCAACTACCAGCGCTATTTAGAAGCCATTGGTCCGGGCGGCACGGGTAAGGGCACATTCTTCCGGCTGGCGACGGCCCTAATCGGCGACAAAAATGTTTTCCCCTCCACTCTGAAGAACCTGGAAGAAAACCGCTTTGAGCTGGCAGCGGCAGCTAAAGCCAAGTTGATTATCGTCACCGAGGCTGAGAAATACGGGGGAGAGGTTAACGTCCTCAAGGCCCTCACGGGGGAAGACAAAAACCGAATTGAAATGAAAGGCAGACAGCAGAAGTGCGGCGATGGCTTCACCTTTAACGGATTTGTCATGCTCAGTGCCAACGAGCCTTGTCAGAATGCGGACTACACCAGTGGGTTGGAACGGCGGCGGATGTCAGTTCCATTCAACGTCCAGACGCCACCGGAATTTAGACGCGACTTGAATGAGGAGTTCCAGCCCTACCTCGCAGGATTACTGGAATGGGTGCTGACCATGCCAGAGGCCCAAGTGCGCTCGCTGGTTGTAAACACCAATAAATCTGTACCGACGCTAGCCAAGGTCAGAGGTGAAGCGCTGTGCGATGCCAATCCACTGGCTGACTGGTTGGACAACTGTATTGTGTTAGACCCAGACAGCAAAACCTACATTGGCTTGGATAACGCCCTTCGTGAAGAAACCTGGCTTTATGCCAACTACACGGTCTTTATGCGCCAAACCAACGGACGCCCGATTGGGCAGCGGCGATATACCAAACTCCTAGAGGATTTGTGCTGTAACCAACTCAAATTTCCTGAGGTGAAACGAGGTCGCGATCGCTACGGCTCTTACTTCACTGGCTTACAAATTCGCACAAACGGAGATACGGCCCCACGACCCATCACAGGCTTTGAACCGCCTTCTCCACCTGATATTCCACCCCCTACGGCTTCACCACCTGTGACGGAAAGCTCCTCTCACTGTGATGGGTCTGTGACGGCTGGAACCCTTGGTAGTGATGGATGTGATGGATGTGATGCTTTTTTTGAGGTTAATGAAAATAATGAAAGTTTTGTTGTTGATGAAACGAAATTGGAACCACCTGCCTCATCAAGTGAAACAGAAAGTTTGGTCGAAAGTGTGAGTTTTGGGTCTAATTCCATCACGGAAGCTGAACCCATTGAAATGATTACATCACAGCCGTCACACCTATCCGTCACCACCCATCACAACCCGTCACACCCGTCACAGGAAATCGACTACTCTACCTTTCCGCACCTAACCTGTGACTCTATTGAAGCGAAGCGCAATCAAGCCCAAAAAATTAAACAACAACTACTGGAGGCAACCAATTGTGAGGTACTGAGCGCCCTGAGACAGGAGTTCAGCACGCGGCTGGAGTGGACGTGGAAGCATCTACTAACTGATGCCGAGCGCAATAAAATCACAGCCGTGGCTCAGACCGAACAGCTCAACCTACTCGCCCCTGGTGCCGATGTTCCAGCGCAAGTGGCACAGCCATCAGCGACAGCGGCGGAAGAAGTGGCACAGGTGGAACCTGATTCAATAGAGTCGGAAAAATCAATCGCAGATTTAACTGAAATGCTTGAACTTTGCGATTCCATTGAATACCTTGCCGTACTGCGACAAACGGAAGGGTTCACCTCATCTGTGCTTAACAAAGCCTGCAAGCGCTTATCTCCTGAGCAGCACACGCAAATTAAGGATTGGGTCAACCAACTGAATCAACGCGATGAAGAGGGGGGCTGA
- a CDS encoding PIN domain-containing protein, with protein MKEFIRSLFDNYRQKGILIDTNILLLWFVGTVNRSRISNFNRTEQFTPEDYDSLMQILSYFSKIVTTPNILTEVNSLANQLGEPERSQCFSIFAQGVARLDETYIESRTSASMERFTKFGLTDCGIVNLARNQYLVLTDDLKLANYLQKSGVDTINFNHIRVYGWS; from the coding sequence ATGAAAGAGTTTATTCGTTCCTTATTTGATAATTATAGGCAAAAAGGAATTTTAATCGATACGAATATTCTTCTACTCTGGTTTGTTGGCACAGTCAATCGTTCACGAATTTCAAATTTTAATCGAACGGAACAGTTTACACCCGAAGATTATGATTCGTTAATGCAAATCTTGTCCTATTTTTCAAAGATTGTAACGACACCTAACATTCTGACAGAGGTTAATAGTTTGGCTAACCAGCTTGGTGAACCCGAACGTTCTCAGTGTTTTTCTATATTTGCTCAGGGGGTGGCTAGATTAGATGAAACTTATATCGAGAGTCGGACATCTGCCAGTATGGAACGATTTACTAAGTTTGGTTTGACGGATTGCGGCATCGTTAATTTAGCTAGGAACCAATATCTAGTGCTGACTGACGACCTCAAGTTAGCAAATTATCTTCAAAAATCAGGTGTTGATACGATTAATTTTAATCACATCCGTGTCTACGGATGGAGCTAA
- a CDS encoding DUF7680 family protein, which produces MQEFQLRVVPTDNNNFALELYQCAYKKAGEKKRPAAKRIGRLKGNALVQARQVIYEVLKANNYDPKTLSHKRQAAYVLNEESGVNLALLFQALQPLSKPERIANIAAGITAMSNEESHYWFAKMSNGKRNTVLKAMRVLLGD; this is translated from the coding sequence ATGCAAGAGTTTCAACTGCGGGTGGTTCCCACTGATAACAATAATTTTGCCTTGGAGTTGTATCAGTGTGCCTATAAAAAGGCAGGGGAAAAGAAGCGACCTGCGGCTAAACGAATTGGGCGGTTGAAAGGAAATGCATTAGTGCAGGCGAGACAGGTGATTTATGAGGTTTTGAAGGCGAATAACTATGACCCTAAAACACTATCACACAAGCGGCAAGCTGCCTATGTATTAAATGAAGAATCAGGCGTTAATTTGGCACTTTTATTTCAGGCGTTGCAACCTTTATCGAAACCGGAACGAATTGCCAATATCGCGGCGGGAATTACGGCAATGAGTAATGAAGAATCTCACTACTGGTTTGCCAAAATGTCTAACGGAAAACGCAATACCGTGTTGAAGGCAATGCGAGTATTGTTGGGAGACTAA
- a CDS encoding tyrosine-type recombinase/integrase, producing the protein MTIKTPTRTKTTGQVTVQVDGNMLRLQFPSKISKAIWKTKQKYKTLGISNTPANMAKAQQIAAIAQMDILNDSLDITLEKYNPLSLEKTREKVKPDYPKVLDLCTQYFEVMKKPNCAPGTQVRYKSYLRSMEQFADADIIKDALKIRDSIRAVKTANETRRALDFIFSTIEWAKRNELILKNAENPYKELKQDVLGKEKQQKPKHIRELLDDKEDNDYRGYSHDEARAIIEKAAHHGRPHGVYKDLIEFLFLTGCRTGEAIGLRWEDVTENFGQITFRHSYCRVSKELKDLKTANAGNTSRKFPCGEKLKQLFRKIYESKTNYFLDGKDFVFHRNGSPISAISLYFVWVGYENKSAGIVETLIKEGKVKTYLKPYATRHSFITWQLKAGQTPANVAKLVGNSPEMIYKHYVSADDDAKVVFEI; encoded by the coding sequence ATGACTATCAAAACCCCCACCAGAACGAAAACAACAGGCCAAGTAACTGTTCAAGTTGACGGCAATATGCTGCGATTACAGTTTCCAAGTAAGATTTCAAAAGCTATTTGGAAGACGAAGCAAAAATATAAGACACTCGGAATATCTAATACGCCAGCGAATATGGCAAAAGCGCAACAGATAGCTGCTATCGCACAGATGGATATACTGAACGACAGCTTAGACATCACGCTTGAGAAATACAATCCCCTTAGCCTAGAAAAAACCAGAGAAAAAGTTAAGCCAGATTATCCAAAAGTACTAGACCTTTGCACCCAATATTTTGAGGTGATGAAAAAACCGAATTGCGCCCCTGGAACACAGGTCAGGTATAAAAGTTATTTAAGGAGCATGGAACAATTTGCTGATGCTGACATCATCAAAGATGCTCTAAAAATTAGAGATTCCATACGTGCAGTGAAAACTGCCAACGAAACCAGGCGTGCTTTGGATTTTATCTTCAGCACAATAGAATGGGCAAAACGAAACGAATTAATTCTCAAGAACGCCGAAAATCCTTATAAAGAGCTTAAACAGGATGTTCTAGGAAAAGAAAAACAGCAAAAACCCAAGCATATTCGAGAGCTTCTAGACGATAAGGAAGATAACGACTACAGAGGCTATTCTCATGATGAGGCAAGAGCAATTATTGAAAAAGCTGCCCATCATGGACGGCCTCATGGAGTCTACAAGGATTTGATAGAGTTTTTATTTTTAACCGGATGCCGAACAGGTGAAGCTATTGGATTAAGGTGGGAAGATGTTACTGAAAATTTTGGTCAAATAACTTTTCGTCACTCATACTGTCGTGTATCAAAAGAGCTTAAGGATTTAAAGACAGCGAACGCTGGAAATACCTCAAGGAAATTCCCGTGCGGAGAAAAGCTCAAGCAGCTATTTAGGAAGATTTACGAGTCCAAAACAAATTATTTTTTAGATGGAAAAGACTTCGTTTTTCATCGGAACGGAAGTCCAATAAGCGCTATTTCTCTTTATTTTGTTTGGGTTGGGTATGAAAACAAGAGTGCAGGTATAGTCGAAACTTTAATAAAGGAAGGAAAGGTAAAAACCTATCTCAAACCCTATGCCACCCGACACAGTTTTATTACCTGGCAATTAAAGGCAGGTCAGACCCCTGCAAACGTTGCTAAATTGGTAGGAAATTCACCAGAAATGATTTATAAGCACTACGTCTCTGCTGACGACGATGCCAAGGTAGTGTTTGAAATCTAG
- a CDS encoding helix-turn-helix domain-containing protein: protein MPVTEPLSTAILVKEIRKRLGLTQVQFAQVLGVSFQSVNRWERSKTKPLPIVLKLLEVMVREMGENGSDLLAKYFVNQY from the coding sequence ATGCCCGTAACCGAACCGTTATCAACTGCCATACTCGTGAAGGAAATCCGGAAGCGCCTAGGGCTGACTCAAGTGCAGTTTGCCCAAGTGCTGGGTGTCTCGTTTCAGTCAGTGAACCGTTGGGAACGCAGCAAAACAAAACCTTTGCCCATAGTCCTCAAGCTTCTTGAGGTGATGGTGCGGGAGATGGGAGAGAACGGTTCTGACTTGCTGGCGAAGTATTTTGTGAATCAGTACTGA
- a CDS encoding ATP-binding protein → MLPSIFNTCIPRAEIQAGELSVDLFAAKIRPVVEGTAPIVYKDANTFFANTFPTDGIKTLIREVFGRLTGAASGSPVIRLETSFGGGKTHDEIAIWHICKQGRHINGLDRFADLTLIPDYAVQVAAIDGRDLDPENGVHHASTGITTLTLWGEIAYQIGGIEGYQLLRGSDTSGISPGTSVLERLTAGKPTVIILDEIARYLRAAEGKPVGQSTLSKQVVAFLFSLMDLAASVNNLILVYSLASASDTFSEETTELNEVIRASARQERVLSPSTDIEIYNIVKQRLFESVSTDAAQEAAKDYLYSYRASRINLPDGCKDSPYANAIASSYPFHPELFSLLTKKIASIPEFQRTRGALRLFAMVVRHLWQNPTEWIPMIHTHHIPLGVEAQVTDELTSRLQRPMMRNPIQADIYNASGREAYAQVQDQQWLVAGKPAFSTWVARTIFLHSLTQGISSGIRRAELNLSLLTPGLEIGFVDQVLDKLTGVAWYLDNDPITSIARFKEEPSINKIITEEKEQVGRTQAKDDLRSRRDSIFASKVFKLVIPDSPADVDDVPDPIALCVIDFDEAEVSSSQDSAPHLIEQIFDNTGESGKFRTFRNRLLFLVANKHELERTIDLAREHKAVKNILASPNRLEDISESQQKQLRGKDGEIDLRLRIALTNTYRHLFYPANDPVKAPKGLMHYTLPAQDSSTVKGKNNQQDVILKALRDCGKIRAEEEDLAKSFAPAYILQKVWPSGIEHWTSKSLREEFSKNLALNMPIEAEIPKLRTTVRRGLEEGQWDMKVGERLFIKTDDGNFTLPETIEFSERMVLYRRGILEPPKPKEVELSAQLMPSTEATKPVRVRWKAKGALTVSLYQDGTQIPQEFRPSDEYEGSISKTTAFKIVADYGNGEVEQRETRVTLTSGSTGSIYGTGGSGSSPGASDERGLFDVKPEQIELDGTPNSVFTALSDRCSDDKVQGIQLLELSVDQVMDYRKLGTTLPLLGRFPLQIDQRVMIQTGDFARLEYQGSVRGFQSFFSTINTLLNAPNVQADVNLKLTFEFDSAVTPGGSEINTIKQALLRNPVERLYLSARVTY, encoded by the coding sequence ATGCTGCCATCTATATTTAACACTTGCATTCCCAGAGCAGAAATTCAAGCCGGAGAACTTTCGGTAGACTTATTTGCCGCCAAAATCCGTCCAGTTGTCGAAGGCACTGCCCCCATAGTTTACAAAGATGCCAATACCTTCTTCGCCAACACCTTTCCTACCGATGGCATTAAAACCCTAATTCGAGAAGTCTTCGGGCGGTTAACGGGTGCAGCATCAGGTTCCCCTGTCATTCGTTTAGAAACTAGCTTTGGCGGCGGCAAAACCCACGATGAGATTGCTATCTGGCACATCTGCAAGCAAGGGCGGCACATTAATGGACTAGACCGCTTCGCTGACTTGACTTTAATTCCTGATTATGCAGTGCAGGTAGCCGCGATTGATGGCAGAGACTTAGACCCAGAGAATGGGGTACATCATGCCAGCACGGGTATCACCACACTGACCCTTTGGGGAGAAATCGCCTATCAGATTGGGGGAATTGAAGGCTATCAGCTATTGCGCGGTTCCGATACGAGTGGCATTAGTCCGGGGACATCGGTATTAGAACGACTCACGGCTGGCAAACCCACTGTGATTATTTTGGACGAAATTGCCCGTTATCTGAGAGCGGCTGAGGGAAAACCTGTGGGGCAGAGTACCCTCTCCAAGCAGGTGGTGGCGTTTCTGTTCTCTTTGATGGATTTAGCAGCGTCGGTCAATAATTTAATTCTGGTTTACTCCCTCGCCTCAGCCTCCGATACCTTTAGCGAAGAAACCACGGAACTCAACGAAGTTATCCGAGCATCGGCAAGACAAGAGCGGGTTTTGAGTCCCAGTACAGATATCGAAATTTACAATATTGTTAAGCAGCGGTTATTTGAAAGCGTCAGTACCGACGCCGCTCAAGAGGCGGCTAAAGACTATTTATATTCCTATCGTGCCAGCCGGATTAATTTGCCCGATGGTTGCAAAGATTCTCCCTATGCTAACGCGATCGCATCCTCTTATCCGTTTCATCCAGAACTGTTCAGCCTGCTGACTAAAAAGATTGCCTCAATCCCTGAGTTTCAGCGCACGAGAGGGGCATTGCGGTTATTTGCGATGGTGGTGCGTCACCTGTGGCAAAATCCAACTGAGTGGATACCGATGATTCACACTCATCATATTCCCCTAGGAGTGGAGGCTCAAGTCACTGATGAATTAACCTCCCGTTTGCAGCGTCCGATGATGCGGAATCCGATTCAGGCGGATATCTACAACGCTTCAGGGAGAGAAGCTTACGCTCAAGTCCAAGACCAACAGTGGTTAGTTGCAGGGAAACCAGCCTTTTCGACTTGGGTAGCACGGACGATATTTTTACATTCTCTCACCCAAGGGATTTCATCGGGGATTCGACGGGCGGAGTTAAATTTATCCTTGCTTACACCGGGATTGGAAATTGGGTTTGTAGACCAGGTGTTGGATAAACTTACTGGCGTAGCGTGGTATCTGGACAACGACCCAATCACTTCAATTGCTCGGTTTAAAGAAGAACCGTCGATTAATAAAATTATCACAGAAGAGAAAGAGCAGGTGGGCAGGACTCAGGCAAAAGACGATTTGCGATCGCGCCGAGATAGCATCTTTGCCTCCAAAGTCTTTAAGCTAGTAATACCCGATTCTCCGGCTGATGTGGATGACGTACCTGACCCGATTGCCTTATGCGTCATTGACTTCGATGAAGCTGAAGTTTCGTCGTCTCAAGACTCTGCCCCCCATCTAATTGAGCAGATTTTTGATAATACGGGAGAATCGGGGAAGTTCCGCACCTTTCGCAATCGACTGCTGTTTTTAGTCGCTAACAAGCACGAACTAGAACGAACAATTGATTTAGCCAGAGAGCATAAGGCAGTTAAGAACATTCTGGCAAGTCCCAATCGGTTGGAGGACATTTCAGAAAGTCAGCAGAAACAACTGCGGGGGAAAGACGGCGAGATTGATTTGAGGCTGCGAATCGCTTTAACCAATACTTACCGCCATCTATTTTATCCTGCCAATGACCCCGTGAAAGCGCCCAAGGGGTTGATGCACTACACTCTACCCGCCCAAGATTCCAGCACAGTTAAAGGCAAGAATAACCAGCAGGATGTAATTCTCAAGGCACTGAGGGACTGCGGCAAGATTCGTGCAGAAGAGGAAGACTTGGCGAAGTCCTTTGCCCCTGCTTATATTTTGCAGAAGGTGTGGCCCTCTGGCATTGAGCATTGGACAAGTAAAAGCCTACGGGAGGAATTTTCCAAGAATCTCGCCCTGAATATGCCTATTGAAGCGGAAATTCCCAAACTGCGGACGACAGTACGCCGGGGGTTGGAAGAGGGACAGTGGGATATGAAAGTGGGAGAGAGGCTATTTATCAAAACCGATGACGGCAATTTTACCTTGCCGGAAACGATTGAGTTCTCCGAACGGATGGTGCTCTATCGCCGGGGAATTTTGGAACCGCCAAAACCCAAGGAAGTTGAACTCAGCGCCCAATTAATGCCGAGTACTGAAGCAACTAAACCTGTGCGGGTGCGGTGGAAGGCGAAGGGGGCGTTAACTGTTTCTCTGTATCAAGATGGAACTCAGATACCTCAAGAATTTCGCCCCTCGGATGAATATGAAGGCAGTATTTCCAAGACGACTGCCTTTAAGATAGTGGCGGATTATGGGAATGGGGAAGTTGAGCAGCGGGAGACGCGGGTAACATTAACCAGTGGTTCTACTGGTTCTATCTATGGCACGGGGGGTTCTGGGAGTAGTCCCGGTGCTAGTGACGAGAGGGGGTTATTTGATGTTAAACCGGAACAGATTGAGCTAGATGGTACACCGAATAGCGTCTTTACGGCTTTGAGCGATCGCTGTAGCGATGATAAAGTTCAGGGGATACAATTGCTGGAACTGTCCGTTGACCAAGTGATGGACTATCGCAAGCTGGGGACGACGCTGCCGCTGTTAGGTCGTTTCCCGTTGCAAATTGACCAGCGCGTGATGATTCAGACGGGTGACTTTGCTAGGTTAGAGTACCAGGGTTCAGTGCGAGGGTTCCAGAGTTTCTTCTCTACCATTAATACCTTGCTCAATGCGCCCAACGTGCAGGCGGACGTGAATCTGAAACTCACGTTTGAGTTTGACAGTGCTGTGACGCCAGGGGGGTCAGAAATCAATACAATCAAACAGGCGCTTTTACGCAATCCTGTAGAGCGTCTGTATTTAAGTGCAAGGGTAACGTATTGA